The Gemmata palustris genome includes a region encoding these proteins:
- a CDS encoding glycosyltransferase family 2 protein, whose amino-acid sequence MAPLLTTVCGPAHQPTEAWDHAPPVRTCTVTLVVPTLNEIDGMRAIMPLIRPEWVDQIIILDGGSTDGTVEWARANGYEVHVQSEPGIRQAYMEVLPKVRGDVIVTFSPDGNSIPDLLVDLVTKIDEGYDMVIVSRYKPPAKSTDDDWVTAFGNWLFTRTVNLLHGGRYTDAMVIYRAYRTRLVRELELDQDRWYQTPERLFGCRISWEPLLSVRAARRRLKVAEIAGDEPPRIGGERKLRVIRWGASYYFQFLRDFFLWR is encoded by the coding sequence ATGGCCCCGCTCCTCACAACTGTTTGCGGCCCCGCCCACCAGCCGACCGAGGCGTGGGACCACGCGCCCCCCGTGCGCACCTGCACGGTCACGCTCGTCGTGCCGACTCTCAACGAGATCGACGGCATGAGGGCGATCATGCCGCTCATCCGCCCCGAATGGGTGGATCAGATCATTATTCTGGACGGCGGGTCCACCGACGGCACGGTCGAGTGGGCGCGGGCCAACGGCTACGAGGTCCACGTCCAGAGTGAACCCGGTATCCGCCAGGCGTACATGGAAGTGCTCCCGAAGGTGCGCGGGGACGTGATCGTCACCTTCAGCCCGGACGGGAACAGTATCCCCGACCTGCTCGTCGACCTCGTCACCAAGATCGACGAGGGGTACGACATGGTGATCGTGTCGCGCTACAAGCCCCCCGCGAAGAGCACGGACGACGACTGGGTGACCGCGTTCGGGAACTGGCTGTTCACGCGCACGGTGAACCTGCTCCACGGCGGCCGGTACACCGACGCGATGGTGATTTACCGGGCGTACCGCACCCGCCTCGTCCGCGAACTGGAACTCGACCAGGACCGGTGGTACCAAACGCCCGAGCGCCTGTTCGGGTGCCGCATCAGTTGGGAGCCGCTGCTCTCCGTGCGCGCGGCCCGCCGGCGCCTCAAAGTGGCAGAGATTGCGGGTGACGAACCCCCTCGGATCGGTGGCGAACGCAAACTCCGAGTGATCCGGTGGGGCGCATCGTACTACTTCCAGTTCCTCCGGGACTTCTTCCTCTGGCGCTGA
- a CDS encoding sigma-70 family RNA polymerase sigma factor: protein MIVEHDSEQTGPATLEADRIVADVLAGDTPAFAGLVRLYQESVWRIAAAVLRDRDATENLVQQVFVDAYFHLDQYAPGTDFGAWVRTVARNRLRKELRAAGREDRRLAVYRERLAERLRAESGSANDDSENFVEALRGCRDQLPPRDAVLVNLRYEKGLSFEAIAEEQGQTPEAVQRMISRIRFRLRACIQNKLTDA from the coding sequence GTGATTGTGGAACACGACTCGGAACAGACCGGACCGGCGACACTGGAAGCCGACCGGATTGTGGCAGACGTGCTCGCCGGTGACACCCCGGCGTTCGCCGGGCTCGTGCGCCTGTACCAGGAAAGCGTGTGGCGCATCGCCGCGGCCGTGCTCCGCGACCGCGACGCGACCGAAAATCTCGTGCAACAAGTGTTCGTGGACGCTTACTTTCACCTGGACCAGTACGCTCCCGGTACGGACTTCGGCGCGTGGGTGCGGACCGTCGCACGTAACCGCTTGCGGAAAGAGCTCCGGGCCGCGGGGCGCGAGGACCGGCGGTTGGCCGTGTACCGCGAGCGGCTCGCGGAGCGCCTCCGGGCCGAATCCGGTTCGGCGAACGACGATTCTGAGAACTTCGTCGAGGCCCTCCGCGGGTGCCGGGATCAGCTCCCGCCGCGTGACGCTGTACTCGTGAACTTGCGGTACGAGAAGGGCCTTTCCTTCGAGGCCATCGCCGAGGAGCAGGGGCAGACGCCCGAAGCCGTGCAGCGAATGATTTCCCGCATTCGGTTCCGGCTCCGCGCGTGCATCCAAAATAAGCTAACCGACGCATGA